The Tolypothrix sp. PCC 7712 region CCTCTTGTCTGGTAATTCTCGCTTTGGGGGCGAAGTGCAAATTTGGTTGGTAACCGCTTATGAAGCTGCGGGGAGAACAGAGGATGCGATCGCCCTTTGCGAACAACTCAAACGCCATCCCTACTCAGAAACCAGTAAACAAGCCCGGCATTTACTCTACATCTTAAAAGCACCGAAGCTGAAAAGACCCAGCGAGTGGATGACAGAAATTCCCGATTTGGGCAAATTACCCGAAAATGAATCACAAGTGCGGATATCTGTCAAGCCACGCCCAGCTACTAGCACCAAAAAACCGGAACCGGAATTTGTTGATCTCAGCCAGGTCAATAC contains the following coding sequences:
- a CDS encoding tetratricopeptide repeat protein → MCVQNVNAESLELARSRYQAGRVAFENGQYREAVENLEKASALLSGNSRFGGEVQIWLVTAYEAAGRTEDAIALCEQLKRHPYSETSKQARHLLYILKAPKLKRPSEWMTEIPDLGKLPENESQVRISVKPRPATSTKKPEPEFVDLSQVNTKDNRFIWLALIVIGLILGYLVWLNI